The genomic DNA GGGTCCGTTGACCATCATCGGATGGTCCTTGCCAACCTgcggacggcgcgtcggcttGCGACCCGTGTTGCTGCCGTCCCAGTCTGGGTTGATGCGGTACAGGCTGCCCACCTTGtgcaggcggccgcgctTGAACGCCTTCTGCAGCGCCTGACTCGCTGAAGGGCGGAAGTTTTTCATCAGCGGGTACGTGTCCTCCATCCAGTGGAAAAGCAtacgcggcggcgtgccatTCACGTCGCCGATCGCTTGCAGACCCTCGACGATCATGTCTTCGTACGATGGCAGCGTGCTTGTGAcacgcgccgtgtcgcgctgcgacgAAATGCTGTCGTCGTGGTGGTCGTCGCCGTATCCGCCGCCCGTCTGCGTgtgcggcagcgacgagccgagcgtcgaggtcgtggcgaggcgcgtgtaGTCAAACGGCCCTggcgtcgggcgcggcaCGTCCAAGTGCGGCGTGATGCGCGTTTCCGGCGCATCAGGACGCGAcagcggcgacgcactcgcTTGGTTCTGCTCCAGCAGCTTGGAGAGCGTCGAGTTGGCCGGCAGACGCGTGTTGGACAAAAGGTTCGCGTTGCTAAGCAGCGACGagaggccgccgccggtcggGTTCGTGTTCGACGCCTGCTTCGACGGTGCGAGCGGCTGGCCCTGCAGATTGAGCATCGGCCCGGTGCTGTTGGTGTTGTGGATCGAGTCGAGGatcgcggcgatgcgcgacgagatGTTGGCGCTGCTTGAGAGCACCGACTCTTGGGTGTGATCCACGGCCGGCGATTCACTCGACGGCTGttgctgctgctcggcggcttcgggcgcggcgctgctcggtgCGGGTATCGACGGGGTATAGGGTCGTGGCACCGCCGGCTcaggcgcgggcggcgcaggcgcgtcgacttgcggcgcgtggtCCGAGCCGGTGTCGCTGGGATGCACCTCGGtagcggcggcgacggccgatGCGGCCTGTTCGAGGTGGTGTTGTGTCACGCGTTCCTCGATGCTGTCCGGATAGAGGAGGGCGTACAGATCGGCCTCGTACTGGGTATCGTTCAAGAGCTGTTCGACCTGGTGGAGGGCTTGAATCAGCTCTTGCTTCGAGAGGCAGTCCAAATAAGCATCGGCCAGGATGGGACGCTctgccggtgcgcgcgggCGCTTATGCGTgtgcgtcgtcggcgtggaGGTGGTCAGTACGTCATCCGGGGAGTGGGAGCGCTTGAGCGCGAGAGATGGTCCGCCTTGCATGTTGATGGCGGCGGGGTGCGCGACCGCGTCCGATGCACCCGAGGCACCCGCTTACGCGCGGAGCGAGGCGTAGACGGGAGCGCGTCGGGTGAGTGTTGATCTCCAATTGACACGCGAGGTGTCctgtgcgcacggccttgCTGACTCGTGATCCCTGGCGCCGATCCTACGACGTCAGGCGTTGAATTTGGAGCTGTATAGTTCGGTGGCGAAGGAGTGGCGGAGTGCCTGTCGAAAACTGTACAATTTGCTGGGGTTCTGCCGCCGGTATTGCCCACGTGGCTTTACAGGGAGGAGCGCAcgtgctcggtgcgctACGAACAATAGCCGGTAAGAGCGAGTAAATTGTGCGAATAGGGAAATTGAAAACACTCTGCACCGTGTTTTTTAGTCTGCATTGCGGTACATATAGCTGCATATCCGGGCGCAGCCTCGGACGAATTGCGCGGCTTAACGCTGTAACGGTGCGGGGTATTATGTGCCCCATGCACGATACCGCGTGGATAAACGAAAAATCACACTGGGCGCGTGACAGCCCCCAGTGCCCAGTGCAGTGTCGTTGGAATATCTAGGACCGGCACCGCTGGCTATTCTCGCTTTGACTTACACCACTGGTGAACTTTGGTGCCGTCCTTGTGTATTCATACGAAGATGGAAGGAGACGCTGCGACGCAGCAGAATGCTTTCATCCGGTTCCTGATTGCGGTCAAGACCTTCTTTTGGGAGGTGTGGTTTGAGCCGCTTTTGACCACGCTCGGCATCTACGAACCGCCGGACCGGACCTATGGCCGGTGGGCGATTCCGTTCAGCAAGATGGAGGAGCGTCTGCACAACAACCCGGATGTCACCTGCTCGTTCCACAAGACGATGATGCCGAACGGAAAGGACTTTGTGTGGTACCAGGTTTGGGAAGACAAGCTGGCCATGCGCGCGACAGGTCGCGAGGCTGACATGGTTTTCTGCCACGGTACTGGTGTGCACTCCGGTACGCTTGCAAGCCACTCGCGTCGCTACCTGGATGCCGGCTACCGTCTAATTGTGCCCGACCTTCCTTCGCACGGTTACTCCACTGGTATGCATGTTTACCAGCGCTACATGATGGGCTATGTCTCTGGTGTGCACCAGGTGATTCAcgacgtggcgcgccgcgacgctgaGGCGACCGGTGTGCGCCCGACGAAGGAGAACCGCCGCAAGACCTTCCTTCTCGGCCTTTCCTTTGGTGGTCTTGTTGCCATTCTCTACCCGCTGTACTACCCTACCTCGCTCCGTGAGGACAACTCGGACCCGAATGAAATTCCTGTGGACGGTGTGATTGGTGTTGGTCCTATTCTTGGCTGGTCGAAGAAGGATGTCAAGATCGGGCCGGGACTGCGTCTCTTGTCCTCGTTCATTGAACTAATTaaagcgcagcgcatggagCTCTTTGTGCCCCACAAGAAGGTGGTCGACAAGGATCCCAAAGTATACAAGCAGCTGATCGATTCCGACATGCGCAGCCACCGCGGTGCGTTCCGCGTGGGCCACCTTCTCTGTCTGCGTGACGCGATTCTTGACACGGAGAAGATGGCACCGCAGCTCAAGACGCCCATCTTTATCCAGCACGGTGCACAGGACCGCGTGGTGCTTCCCGAGACCTCGGTCAAGttcctgcgcgacgtgagCTCGACGGACGTCAAGCTGACGATCTACCCTGTCTGCCAGCATGTCATCTACCGCAAGGCTAAGACCGAGACCGAGGACAAGGCCGGTCGTATTGCAGTCTTGGAGGACAACGTCGAGTGGATGAACGAGCGCTGCCCTGGTCACGGCCACATTGACCGTGGTGTGTCGTTCTCGTCGGACATCTCGGACGGCGACATGAAACCCCCGCCTATGAACCGTATGGCTTCGTTTTCTACGTTCTCGGGCCCTGGCACGCCTGGTAGCGGTGTCACGCCCAGCGAGTCGCTTCCTGAAACGCCTGGTGCGGATAAGGGTCACGGCGTGGTGACCGACACGCTCCATTCGCTTACGAGCCAAATCGACACGGCGATCGAGACCGCTGCTACAGCTAGCGCGGTTCCCCGTGTGGACCAGGAGCTTACCAACCGCGGTGCCCGTCTCAGCGGCCCCAAGGTGCAGCACCCCATCGCCAAGGAGGACGTGCGGAAGGGCGCTAATGACGACTGGACCGAGAAGCGCGTCTACCGTGAGGAGTGGGATCTGCCGGACGACCTCCGTCCGTACGACATTCTCATCTAACCAACAAAGAGTCTATAGAAATGATTGGATACTAGTCCAGGTGGGGCCTGAATATACTGCGCATCTTTTGACCGTTGACCGCATGTCACACCACGACACCGCCTGTGCATCCCCTCAACTCTCCATGCGTGTGCGTGCATCGCTTATATAAGCGTCTTGCGTCGttggccgaggcgcgtcgcaagTCGTGGAAGAATGGCCATGCTGAACACGGCGCATTTCGCACGGCTCGCGCACGGGGCACGCGCGGTGCCGACCAGCACGGTCGTGCCGCTTGCACAGCGTGCTTTTACCTCGTCTACAGCGCCCCAACTCGCTCTCGggacggcggccgcggccggtgGCGCCACGGGCCGCCCACCGATCCAGGTATCGACGCTGCCGAAcaaggtgcgcgtcgccacTGAGCCGATGCCGGGCCACTTTTCGGCGGTGGGTGTGTACGTCGATACCGGTTCGCGCTTCGAGCGGACGTGGGTGCCCGGTGAGAGTGGCGTGAGCCACCTGCTGGACCGCATGGCTTTCAAGGTACGTGGCAAGACGTCTTACCCAGGCCACGGCCAAGCATAGCGCGTCGGATATGGAGCAGTTGATCCAgtcggtcggcggcaaCGTGATGTGCTCGTCATCGCGCGAAACGATCATGTACCAATCGTCAGTCTTTAACCAGGATGTGCCAACGATCCTGTCGATCTTTGCCGACACCATCCAGAACCCCCTGCTCGAGTCGGAGGAGCTCGcgatccagcgcgaggcggccgcgtgGGAGGTCACGGAGATCTGGAACAAGCCCGAGATGATCCTccccgagctcgtgcacgccACCGCGTACATGAACAACACGCTGGGCAACCCTCTGCTGTGCCCGATGGAGAACCTGCAGGTGATGACCACCGAGAACTTGCGCACCTTTATGGATGCGTGGTACCGTCCTGATCGCATCGTGGTGGCCGGTGCAGGTATGCcgcacgagcagctcgtcgaacTGAGCCAAAAGCTCTTTGGCCACATGaaggcgccgctgcccggcacgcccggcgccgaccctgtctttgcgcagctcgccaaggagccCGCACAGTACACCGGCGGCGAACTATACCTGAGCAAGCCCGAGCTGGAGTTTACGCACGTCTATGTGGCCTACGAGGGTCTGTCGATCCACGACGACGACATCTACACCCTGGCTACGATGCAGATGCTGCTTGGTGGTGGTGGCAGCTTCTCGGCAGGCGGCCCCGGCAAGGGCATGTACTCCCGCCTCTATACCAATGTGCTGAACCAGTACCACGGTGTGGACCACTGCGCCGCCTTCCATCACTGCTACGCCGACTCGGGCCTGTTTggcatctcggcgagcgtgcacCCCAGCTTTGCGCCGAGCATCCCCTATATTattgcgcgcgagctcgagctgtgcACTGCTGGCGACTACCACGGTAGTGTGAcacagctcgagctggaccGCGCCAAAAACCAGCTCAAGAGCAGCCTCGTGatggcgctcgagagccgcctggtcgaggtcgaggaccTCGGCCGCCAGGTCCAGGTGCACGGCCGCAAGGTGTCAGTCGACGAGATGTGCGAGATGAtcgaccgcgtcgacctgcccacgctgcaccgcgtcgcatCGCGTGTGCTCATGACCAGCAAGCCGGCGACTGTCGTGGTCCAGGGGCAGATGGACGGTATGGAGGATgtgcgcaagctgctcgcctcgcgcggcaTGGGTTCTGTGTAGTTCGTAGAATAGTTCTATGCATGCTAGTGTACATCAAACCTCCTCGGACATGAAGCTGGACAAGGAGGGGAGGAGCTCAGACTGCAAACGCGGCTTTGGCGTCGCACGGTCCAGATGCAGATTCATCACCatgccggcgcgctcgacattCGCCGTGGCACGCGGCCGGATCCGGTCGCGCGACGGGAGCGTCGGCGTGACGGGGTACGGACTGCTGGACGGCATGCCATGgctctcgtcgccgtcgtggccagcgccaaagagcggcgacgaggcagGCGGATCGgaacgcagcgcgtcccaatggccgtggcgcggcgtcgtggtcGCCTTGTGCGGTGACGCGTGCATGCGGCGGGGCGAGCCGGTCGCCATcgcatgccgcgcacgcgcgccgcgcgttgcgggcgtcggcgactCGGGGTGCGCCCACGCATCGTGGTGCGCACTGTGAGggctgctgccgctcgcAAATGGGGTCTGTGTCGCCCcccatgcgctcgcgctcccgTTCAAAAGATCGTGGGGCGTCGCCcagagcgacgacgagagcTCGCCCGGTGTGCGCATCGCCCACTCGTGCACAGCTCGCGGCCCATGGGGCGTGTGCGTGCCAAACAtgggcgtcggcacgccggcctGGGGCGTCTGCATGAGGTAGCGCGACGGTGTCGGGAGGAACTCGTGTGCGACAGGAGGCGTCGCGGATGCATGTGGCGCCATGCGGCGCATACGTGCGTCGCCCACAAGCACGTCTGGGGGAACGTATCGGCTGGGCGTCGTAAACATGTCCAtggacggcggcggcgagggcgtGCGCCATGCACGGTCCGAAGCCGACGAAGAGAGTGGCGAGGTAAGAGGCATGCCGTTCGACTCGGCGCTGAAAGAGGGCCGGGGGTACGGCGGTGCATACACGAcgtccgcctcgtgcaTCGTCTCGCGCCGGGGGCTCGGCGCAAGCGACAGCATCGCACCTGCACCGTGTTGTACAAGTCCCGAACCgttcgacgcggcgcgctttTCGTCCGACACGGAGCGGTCGTAGCAGTCGTCACACACCCACtcgtcggtgccgagctggtcgacgtgCCCGACGCCGACACAGGCCAAGTGTAgccagcgcgtgcagccGTCGCACTGGACCATGTCCATGTGCTGGTCAGTAAAGCCACAGCGGCAGCCCATCACCGGCGCAATACCCCGCGCAGCAAGCGTGTGCGAGGTGAGAGCGACACGGCGGCGAACGCGACGCTTGGGCGGCGTATTTGCCGTgggccgtggcgcgcggTGGCCGTCGGACGAAATCCACAGGTCCTTGACATTGGtatggcgcaggcggcgcatgcggtgcgctcggcactGGTCGCGCAAAAATTTAGCGACCATCGGGTGGTGAAAGTGGTCCGCTGCACTGTCGCTTtcttcgtcgtccgactcgcTGGGCGACGGGCTCATTAGCCAGTGCTCGATGCCGTGGCGCCGCGTcttggcctgctgcgcaatcGCATCGCACGTCCCTCGCCAGGCATTatccggcgcatcgggccAGGCCAGCGACGGAAATTCGACAttcgcgccgagcagcgtgcccgaggcgccgccgaggcgtggcGCGTAGTTCGGcgtgggcggcgtgcggcctGGCGACGGCTTTTCGCCCAGCATCGCCGGGGGCATCACCACGCGGCCGAGTCCTTCGACGTACACCGGGCACAaggtgcagctcgacgacgacggctcGCCGCTGTACGACGGGTGAGAAACGTGGGTCATGGGGTCCATGCGCGCCTCTGGCACCGCAGGGACTTGCGGCGGGGATGGTGgaggcgacggcggcccCGGGCGCTCACTGCGCATCGCAACGTGAGCGCGGCCATAGGAGCTGCGAAGCGCATACTGCGTGCGTCCCCACGCACTCCGCCGGGACTTTTTTGGTGACGAACGCGGGGTACGTTTCCGCATCGACTTCTGAGGTGTTTTGAGAGCGCCAACTCGTGGCAAGGGCTTGCGTGGCGTACTGCCTGGCGGCATTGGGGATGCCAATGACCTGCCCAGCATCGCCGACGGGGTCTACCTGCACTGCAATCAGGGCGACGCAGGTGGAGGACGCTCGTGGCGGCGAATGCGGCTCCTTCCGCTGCCACGCGTCGGgaagcgcgcggcacgcagaCACGGGCCAATGGGACATGGGAAAAtacgcgcgcgacgtgccaCGCGTAAATAGACGCGCAGGGCGTCCGCTCCTTGCAGTGCATGCTTATGTCATCCAGGGTATCTCGTGGGCACTATGCAGAGGGCGCCgtgaggcgctcgagctgggcTTGGAGGTGCCTGGGTTAGCCAAGGGACGTACCGAATTCGTGCCTCGTCACGCGCACGGGACTCGCgggcgccaaggcgctcgcgtTTCACACGCTCCTCCGCCTCTttgacgcgctgctcgagctcgcgcaacCGCACGGACCACCGCCCGGGCGAGTCGGCaccggacgcgccgcgcgcgccgggtgcgtcgcgcacacGCGCAAGCTGTTGCTTGAGCGAGGTGTTGGTGCGCTGCAgatccgcgagctccgTCTCCGTATCCACaatgcggcggcgccacTGGGCTTGCTTCGCGGCAGCCGCCTTGATCGAGCGCTCAATACGCTCAATCTGGCTCCAGCGCGACTCTtgctgccgccgcagcgcggcgagctgatCGGCctggctgcgctcgagcgcacgcgcacgctgctcaaACGTGCTCTGCACCGCAgccaggcgccgcaccagctgcagcagccgcTCGCTAAACTGGGGGAGGTGGGTGTGAACAAGCTTGGCTTCGGACGAGGTGCCATCGTCGCCCacgtgcttgcgctgcgtcagagGGGGTACGTACAATGGTGCCGGTAGTCTGGTCCGCGCCCGCCAGCGCCTTGGTCAGCGTCTCGTAGACAGTAGCCAGCAGACTGTTGCGCTCCGCAAGCTGCGCttgctgctgcgcatcgccgcggcgcgccgtgcggctgCTCTGCTCAGACATACGCGAGCgtgtgctcgacgccgcgaggtcgtgccgcgcctcgtcgagagATCGCTGATTCTGGTCCAGACGCTCTTGCGCACCGACACGCGTCCGCGTCTCGGTCTGGAGTGCAGTGACCAGCTCTTTCGTCTCGGCCTTGAGGCGCTGcgactcggcctcggcgtcctgGCAACGGTCCTCCATGCTCGCCAGCTCGTCCTGGACGCGTtccagctcggcggcgaggcgcttcgACTCGCGCTggtggcgcgcacgctccgctTCGATCGTCTGGCGCTCGGTGGCCTGGtcctcgctgcggcgcagctgcttggtgtcctgcagctgcatcgcacgctgcagctgAGCATGCTCCTtttcgagctgctgcttgTCGCTGCGGgtctgcacgagctggcgctcgagcgactcgatgAGCTCGTTCTTggtctgcagcgcgcgctgcgtctgcaCTTCGGTCGAGTCGTAGCGATGGGACCAGGACGaatcggcgcgctcgcgtgcCGTCTCTTCATCCTTGAGGTccttgacgagctcgacgagcttctCGTTCAGACGGGTGttgagctcctcgagctcgctgcgcttgGCACTGTGCCGAtcgacggcgtcgagcaAAGAatcgcgctcggtgcgcagctgGTCCACATCGACCGACAGTGCATCGACCGactgctgcgcctcgtggaGCTGCACGGCGGTATCCGACAGCTTCTCTTTGAGCGCCTGCGAGAGGCCTTCGTGGTAGGAGTGCGCCTCTTCAAGCGACTGCTCCAGACGCTGCACCTcttcgtcgagctcgcgcgcttgGCTCAGCGCGGCCATCTCAGACTGCGTCCGGACCGCGAGTTCgttctcgagcgcggcatatgcggcctcggcctcgcgctggacctggtcgaggcggtcgagctcgccgtccTTCTCGGCGACCAACAGACGCTCAGCATCGAGCGCATCTTGCAGCGAGCCAATCCGCTCGCtctgctcctcgacctggcGCTGGAGGTGCAccatcgcctcggcatCAGGGGCATCCGGATTCTCGTGGAAGTAGTCCAGCTCCTTCTCGGCGTCGATCAGAtcggcacgcagcttgtcgatgagctcgtcgcgctcggcaatgtcctcgtgcagctcgtccacCTCGGTCTGGTGGCcacgctggcgctgcgtgtcgtcgcgcagcaccgcaaGCTCATCCTCCAGGACAGCGCGGCCGGCTTGCTCGCTCCGCAgcttggcctcgagcgaggcgatcCTAGCGTCGtccggacgcgccgcagccgccttggcctcggccgcagccgcgcgctcctcggcacgacgcAGCTGTTCTTGCAGCACATCATAGTCCTGGACCTTCGTCTCCCACCCTTTGACCTGCTTGTTCACCGTCTTTAGCGCCTGATCCTGGCCTTTGACCAGGTCATTGAGCTTctggaggcggcgcacgtaGCTCAACTTCTCCTGCCGCAGCGAAATAACCTCTGCACCGACGTCCTCGGGACTCATGTTGCGCCGGTGAAAGTCGACCTCGATCTTGAGATCGTCGCGTTCCGCAGTCAGCTGGTCAATCTTTTGCTGCGTCGACTTGATCGAGATGCCGGCCGCAGTGCGCCGCTTCATCTCTTGCACGCCCCACTGGCCCGAGTTGGAGCGGTCGCCAGTCGCATCgccctcctcctcctcgagcagttcGTCCACCGCCTCGTTGCCGCGCATCAGCTGGCTGGCACGCAGCGATgtcgagagcgacgagtcGTCGTGGTCCCACGTCGAGTCCTCTGCCGCAGGCGTGGTATACGAGCTGCTCTTTCCGGTCGTCCGTGGCGTCGTAGAGGCAGATTGCGGAggcttgcgcggcgtcgccgacgcggaaCTCGTCGacttgcgcggcgtcgcagcAGGGTCTGGCAGCGCAGTGGGCAGCGGCTCATCCATCAGGTCGCCAGAAGACGACTCTTCTGCTGAGTGCCGCTCGCTTGCCATGCTATCTTCTGTCGTGGAGAGGAGCAGGGCGCCGCGAGGATCGGAAGTCGCCTGCAGGTCAATGCTGCTATCCGACTCCAGGCCCAGCGTCTGGTCGTTATGGACAGACGCAAGAGTCTGGTCTAATGATGCATCCTGTGCATCCTGTGTGCCTTTCTCCCAGAGCGCCTTGAGCTCATTGATACGCTTGGACATCGTCACCGCCCAAGAGGCACAGGCAAAGGTACGCGTGGATCAACACGTTCGGTCGCGCCCCACTTTGTGGTCACGTGATATGAGTGGCCGACGGGGATCGAGGGCTAtggcggtcggcgacgacgacggcaaagtacgtcgctcgcgagcaGTTTGTAGTGGAGAGGGGCGAGACGGTACTCGCACGAATTACAAGcgtgatgcgctcgacacactcgacgcacgcgacTGCACAAGAtccgcgctcggcgacgtcaCCTTGGCAACGTCGTTGGTGCGATACACACATCATATACCGCAGGATATAGGGCTACACGCAGCGCCAAAGCCTACTCGTCATCCTCCTTGATGTACTTGGTAGTGTTAGCACATGTTCGATAAGGTAAGTGCACGTACGTTTTGACGGATGTCCTTCCACTGCTTCTGTAAGAATCAAgccgtgcgcaagcgcaaagGCATGTGTTAGTATGATCCTTCATGATCCCGCAATACGCACTCCCTGGTTGTGCTTGTCCCAGTAGATCTGGGTAGCCGTGTCGAAGCCAATGCCGAAGACGAAGGCGCCAGTGAGGATGGTGCCGACGCTGTTATGGACCGCAAAGGCGGTCTAGTTAGCCCTGCTCAATCCGCGCACGCAAAATACATACTAGATCGAGTTACGCTGCACGAAAACGTTGTAGAGCGTGTTTGCAATCGCCATGGTGACCGTGGTTGCAAATGCGCGGAACCTCCGTCTGACAAATCGCGGGCCTCTCCGGCCTCTGCCGATTGGCTACGTCACGTGACTACTTGCCGCCGGTGCCTTTGAACCACTGCGTGAGCCGTGCGCAGGGACCTACCTTGGGGAACTTGCGCTTCTCGCGCGCATTTTGAGCATCCgacggcgcatcgtcggtGCTTTTGTGCCGCACGGACGGCACTTGTGTCGTAAAGGAGGGTGCAGGGGGCATCTCACGTGCATTCGAGAGCAGTTCGGAGCGCaaaggcgcaggcgcgtccgTCGCTGGGTCAGTAGAGCGGCGTACcattgcgctgcgcatccaTCCATCGTATCCCTagcacggccgccggcgcgaaTCCCAGCTGAATGAGTGTAGCAGAGGCGCCCTGCGCGCGCGGAAAgtcgcgcttcggcggcgACTGGAATAGCACATAGTCACCGGCAGCCTGCACGGAATTGTCGACCAACGCGTAGACGTCATTGATCGTGGCGTTATGCGGAAAGACCTGCTCGATCTGCGTGCGGTCCGCAAAACGCACGCGGATCCGCACCGAGTCGTACTGCTTCTTCGCACGCCCTTGCGCCTCAgcctggcgcgcacgcatcgCGCTGGTCATCAGGGGTGCATTGGGGCCAtgccgctgctgcacggcaTCCGCAAACGCGGTACGCAgctcggccggcgtcggctcAAAATTGTCGCTCTCGGGGGGCGGGGGAGCTGGCGTTAGATGGCTCTACGTACCATATACACGGCTGTTTGGTGCACGGTATACAGCCACGGGCGTGCTccctgcgcctgcaggtGGCTCGTTCGCGCTCATGGTCGCCAGCAAAGCGCCACAGTGCACGGCCGCGTTATGCTTAGTAAGCTGTGGAGGTGCTCGGACGGTTCCTTGGCGGTTCCTTGGCGGTTCCTTGGCACAACCATGCATGTCTGGCTGGCAgaggcgacggcgcgccagcgcactGTGCTGGTGACGCGGTACGATCCGTATGATAAGTCGTCATCTGCGTCGCTCGTCCTTGCATTCTCGGTATCGGGCGACCGGTGCACCTTGTCGTTGCTATCAGCAGCAGACCTCGAATGGTCGTcgatgcagcgcctctCGTCGCCCAACACGCCACTCCTGGGCCTGTTGGGTATGATCAAAGTTGGAAATGATATCTTTATTGGATGTGTGACGAGCTCGGAGCGCGTGGGATGCTTGCAGCGTGGCCAATGGGTCgggcgcgtacgcggcgtcgcgttcTACTGCGTGACCCGCACCTTGTACGACGAGGACATGTCCCTTGGTGTCGATCCACAAGATTACGGACGCGGTGGtgcgtctgcagcgcagGGAGAGACGCCCTGTGCGTCGATCCGCAAGTACAT from Malassezia japonica chromosome 1, complete sequence includes the following:
- a CDS encoding uncharacterized protein (TransMembrane:1 (i184-202o); COG:I; EggNog:ENOG503P07B; MEROPS:MER0036114), with amino-acid sequence MEGDAATQQNAFIRFLIAVKTFFWEVWFEPLLTTLGIYEPPDRTYGRWAIPFSKMEERLHNNPDVTCSFHKTMMPNGKDFVWYQVWEDKLAMRATGREADMVFCHGTGVHSGTLASHSRRYLDAGYRLIVPDLPSHGYSTGMHVYQRYMMGYVSGVHQVIHDVARRDAEATGVRPTKENRRKTFLLGLSFGGLVAILYPLYYPTSLREDNSDPNEIPVDGVIGVGPILGWSKKDVKIGPGLRLLSSFIELIKAQRMELFVPHKKVVDKDPKVYKQLIDSDMRSHRGAFRVGHLLCLRDAILDTEKMAPQLKTPIFIQHGAQDRVVLPETSVKFLRDVSSTDVKLTIYPVCQHVIYRKAKTETEDKAGRIAVLEDNVEWMNERCPGHGHIDRGVSFSSDISDGDMKPPPMNRMASFSTFSGPGTPGSGVTPSESLPETPGADKGHGVVTDTLHSLTSQIDTAIETAATASAVPRVDQELTNRGARLSGPKVQHPIAKEDVRKGANDDWTEKRVYREEWDLPDDLRPYDILI
- the MAS2 gene encoding mitochondrial processing peptidase (EggNog:ENOG503NV1J; COG:O; MEROPS:MER0079232), which codes for MLNTAHFARLAHGARAVPTSTVVPLAQRAFTSSTAPQLALGTAAAAGGATGRPPIQVSTLPNKVRVATEPMPGHFSAVGVYVDTGSRFERTWVPGESGVSHLLDRMAFKATAKHSASDMEQLIQSVGGNVMCSSSRETIMYQSSVFNQDVPTILSIFADTIQNPLLESEELAIQREAAAWEVTEIWNKPEMILPELVHATAYMNNTLGNPLLCPMENLQVMTTENLRTFMDAWYRPDRIVVAGAGMPHEQLVELSQKLFGHMKAPLPGTPGADPVFAQLAKEPAQYTGGELYLSKPELEFTHVYVAYEGLSIHDDDIYTLATMQMLLGGGGSFSAGGPGKGMYSRLYTNVLNQYHGVDHCAAFHHCYADSGLFGISASVHPSFAPSIPYIIARELELCTAGDYHGSVTQLELDRAKNQLKSSLVMALESRLVEVEDLGRQVQVHGRKVSVDEMCEMIDRVDLPTLHRVASRVLMTSKPATVVVQGQMDGMEDVRKLLASRGMGSV
- a CDS encoding uncharacterized protein (EggNog:ENOG503Q546; COG:B), with the protein product MRSERPGPPSPPPSPPQVPAVPEARMDPMTHVSHPSYSGEPSSSSCTLCPVYVEGLGRVVMPPAMLGEKPSPGRTPPTPNYAPRLGGASGTLLGANVEFPSLAWPDAPDNAWRGTCDAIAQQAKTRRHGIEHWLMSPSPSESDDEESDSAADHFHHPMVAKFLRDQCRAHRMRRLRHTNVKDLWISSDGHRAPRPTANTPPKRRVRRRVALTSHTLAARGIAPVMGCRCGFTDQHMDMVQCDGCTRWLHLACVGVGHVDQLGTDEWVCDDCYDRSVSDEKRAASNGSGLVQHGAGAMLSLAPSPRRETMHEADVVYAPPYPRPSFSAESNGMPLTSPLSSSASDRAWRTPSPPPSMDMFTTPSRYVPPDVLVGDARMRRMAPHASATPPVAHEFLPTPSRYLMQTPQAGVPTPMFGTHTPHGPRAVHEWAMRTPGELSSSLWATPHDLLNGSASAWGATQTPFASGSSPHSAHHDAWAHPESPTPATRGARARHAMATGSPRRMHASPHKATTTPRHGHWDALRSDPPASSPLFGAGHDGDESHGMPSSSPYPVTPTLPSRDRIRPRATANVERAGMVMNLHLDRATPKPRLQSELLPSLSSFMSEEV
- a CDS encoding uncharacterized protein (EggNog:ENOG503NWT5; COG:S) — its product is MSKRINELKALWEKGTQDAQDASLDQTLASVHNDQTLGLESDSSIDLQATSDPRGALLLSTTEDSMASERHSAEESSSGDLMDEPLPTALPDPAATPRKSTSSASATPRKPPQSASTTPRTTGKSSSYTTPAAEDSTWDHDDSSLSTSLRASQLMRGNEAVDELLEEEEGDATGDRSNSGQWGVQEMKRRTAAGISIKSTQQKIDQLTAERDDLKIEVDFHRRNMSPEDVGAEVISLRQEKLSYVRRLQKLNDLVKGQDQALKTVNKQVKGWETKVQDYDVLQEQLRRAEERAAAAEAKAAAARPDDARIASLEAKLRSEQAGRAVLEDELAVLRDDTQRQRGHQTEVDELHEDIAERDELIDKLRADLIDAEKELDYFHENPDAPDAEAMVHLQRQVEEQSERIGSLQDALDAERLLVAEKDGELDRLDQVQREAEAAYAALENELAVRTQSEMAALSQARELDEEVQRLEQSLEEAHSYHEGLSQALKEKLSDTAVQLHEAQQSVDALSVDVDQLRTERDSLLDAVDRHSAKRSELEELNTRLNEKLVELVKDLKDEETARERADSSWSHRYDSTEVQTQRALQTKNELIESLERQLVQTRSDKQQLEKEHAQLQRAMQLQDTKQLRRSEDQATERQTIEAERARHQRESKRLAAELERVQDELASMEDRCQDAEAESQRLKAETKELVTALQTETRTRVGAQERLDQNQRSLDEARHDLAASSTRSRMSEQSSRTARRGDAQQQAQLAERNSLLATVYETLTKALAGADQTTGTIRKHVGDDGTSSEAKLVHTHLPQFSERLLQLVRRLAAVQSTFEQRARALERSQADQLAALRRQQESRWSQIERIERSIKAAAAKQAQWRRRIVDTETELADLQRTNTSLKQQLARVRDAPGARGASGADSPGRWSVRLRELEQRVKEAEERVKRERLGARESRARDEARIRHLQAQLERLTAPSA
- a CDS encoding uncharacterized protein (COG:S; EggNog:ENOG503Q579), producing the protein MSANEPPAGAGSTPVAVYRAPNSRVYAPPPPESDNFEPTPAELRTAFADAVQQRHGPNAPLMTSAMRARQAEAQGRAKKQYDSVRIRVRFADRTQIEQVFPHNATINDVYALVDNSVQAAGDYVLFQSPPKRDFPRAQGASATLIQLGFAPAAVLGIRWMDAQRNATDAPAPLRSELLSNAREMPPAPSFTTQVPSVRHKSTDDAPSDAQNAREKRKFPKTAFAVHNSVGTILTGAFVFGIGFDTATQIYWDKHNQGKQWKDIRQNYIKEDDE